Proteins from a genomic interval of Candidatus Flexicrinis proximus:
- a CDS encoding ATP-dependent Clp protease ATP-binding subunit produces the protein MDEMPDFPEIELKERCRNFLTDAAKEANRLAHDYIGVEHVFIALTRGEQRLTSALLLKGGLSPRDVRNAIKQEIKSGDGPTSGEHKLTPRLNMVLSIAVFHAEQDAVFHPTDNHLLIAILQEGESVPVRKLVELGFDVNHWLNDLIARPPEESSASSGVDLARNLIRRFAQSEPDFDPFDDDIGDDFFADEDVDELLAAVQSPAGRPAPTPLLDKYGRDLNAHAKAGKIGPAIAREAEIRAIARTLSRSKKNNPLLVGDAGVGKTAVVEGLAYAIQSGSAPTPLLKWRIVQIEIGALVAGTSLRGQFEERLLGILEEAKHSGNVILFIDEIHTIVGAGETIDSNLDAANILKPALARGDLVCIGATTHEEYRRAIARDPALERRFRVIDIAEPSIDDTIQVLQGQQGRLETHHGVVILGDAIESAVKLSVRYLTDRRLPDKALDLLDEACTRVVIRTRNPDDDGSSVNEVRTDDVAHVLSEWTGIPLTDLTRDERQRLAKLENELLVRVVGQDEAVQTVADAIKTSRAGLSDPQRPIGVFLFLGPSGVGKTELARALASSLFGSDEAMLRLDMSEFHDAHTAARLIGSPPGYKDSNRGGQLTEGLRRRPYSVVLLDEIEKAAPEVFDLFLQVFDEGRISDAHGRRVDCRHAVFIMTSNIGTVEGSKSDLGFRAGEGSVTRDFRNYLSKYFRPEFINRLDEVITFNALNREVLRRILDKQLTEVHQRLAAQKLSLTMTDESREVILAQGFDPANGARPLTRAIERLLTRPLSSFILSNPLEPHTALICDVSLEDTHRLAFHIATPVEPTDSGEDDIELPDAMAADIAAVAAAAVAEAGSDPDESDPDDSDGALGDGSDPSTPAG, from the coding sequence TTGGACGAAATGCCAGATTTCCCGGAAATAGAATTAAAAGAGCGCTGCCGTAATTTCCTGACGGACGCCGCTAAAGAAGCCAACCGCCTCGCCCATGATTATATCGGGGTTGAGCATGTTTTCATTGCCCTCACCCGCGGTGAACAGCGCCTCACCAGCGCTCTGCTCCTCAAGGGCGGCCTCTCCCCCCGTGACGTGCGCAACGCCATCAAGCAGGAAATCAAGAGCGGCGACGGCCCCACCAGCGGCGAGCACAAGCTCACCCCGCGCCTTAACATGGTGCTCTCGATCGCTGTTTTCCATGCCGAACAGGACGCCGTCTTCCACCCCACCGATAACCATCTCCTGATCGCCATCCTTCAGGAAGGCGAAAGCGTGCCGGTCCGCAAGCTGGTCGAGCTCGGCTTCGACGTCAACCACTGGCTTAACGACCTGATCGCCCGCCCGCCTGAAGAGTCCAGCGCGTCTTCCGGCGTAGACCTTGCCCGCAACCTCATTCGCCGCTTCGCCCAGAGTGAGCCCGACTTCGACCCGTTTGACGACGATATCGGCGACGACTTCTTCGCTGACGAGGACGTCGACGAACTTCTGGCCGCTGTCCAGTCTCCTGCTGGCCGCCCGGCCCCCACGCCCCTGCTCGACAAGTACGGCCGCGACCTCAACGCCCACGCGAAAGCCGGCAAAATCGGTCCCGCCATCGCCCGCGAAGCCGAAATCCGCGCCATCGCCCGCACCCTCAGCCGCAGCAAAAAGAACAACCCGCTGCTCGTCGGTGACGCTGGCGTCGGCAAGACCGCCGTCGTCGAAGGCCTCGCCTACGCCATTCAGTCCGGCAGCGCCCCCACGCCCCTCCTCAAGTGGCGCATCGTCCAGATCGAGATCGGCGCGCTTGTCGCCGGCACTAGTCTGCGCGGCCAGTTCGAAGAGCGCCTGCTCGGTATCCTTGAGGAAGCCAAACACAGCGGCAACGTCATCCTCTTTATCGACGAGATCCATACCATCGTTGGCGCCGGCGAAACCATCGACAGCAACCTCGACGCCGCCAATATCCTCAAGCCCGCCCTCGCCCGTGGCGACCTCGTCTGCATCGGCGCCACCACCCACGAGGAGTATCGCCGTGCCATCGCCCGCGACCCGGCCCTTGAGCGCCGCTTCCGCGTCATCGACATCGCCGAACCCAGCATCGACGACACCATTCAGGTCCTTCAGGGCCAGCAAGGCCGCCTTGAGACGCATCACGGCGTCGTCATTCTGGGCGACGCTATCGAGTCGGCCGTCAAGCTTTCGGTTCGCTATCTGACCGACCGCCGCCTGCCCGATAAAGCCCTCGACCTGCTCGACGAAGCCTGCACCCGCGTCGTCATCCGCACCCGCAACCCCGACGATGACGGCAGCAGCGTCAACGAGGTCCGCACCGACGACGTCGCCCACGTCCTCAGCGAATGGACCGGCATCCCGCTCACCGACCTCACCCGCGACGAGCGTCAGCGCCTCGCCAAGCTCGAAAACGAGCTGCTGGTGCGCGTCGTCGGTCAGGACGAAGCCGTGCAGACCGTCGCCGACGCCATCAAGACCTCGCGCGCCGGCCTCAGCGATCCACAGCGCCCCATCGGCGTGTTCCTGTTCCTCGGCCCGTCCGGTGTCGGCAAGACCGAACTCGCCCGCGCCCTTGCCTCGTCCCTGTTCGGCAGCGACGAAGCCATGCTCCGCCTCGATATGTCCGAGTTCCACGACGCCCACACGGCTGCCCGCCTTATTGGGTCGCCTCCCGGCTACAAAGACAGCAATCGCGGCGGCCAGCTCACCGAAGGGCTGCGGCGCCGCCCCTATTCGGTTGTCCTGCTGGATGAAATCGAGAAAGCCGCGCCGGAAGTCTTCGACCTCTTTTTGCAGGTCTTCGACGAAGGCCGCATCTCCGACGCCCATGGCCGCCGTGTCGACTGTCGCCACGCCGTCTTCATCATGACCAGCAACATTGGCACCGTAGAAGGCAGCAAGAGTGATCTCGGCTTCCGCGCCGGCGAAGGCTCGGTCACGCGCGACTTCCGCAACTACCTCAGCAAATACTTCCGCCCGGAGTTCATCAACCGCCTTGACGAGGTCATCACCTTCAACGCCCTCAACCGCGAAGTCCTCCGCCGGATTCTCGATAAGCAGCTGACCGAAGTCCACCAGCGCCTCGCCGCCCAGAAGCTCAGCCTGACGATGACCGACGAGTCCCGCGAAGTCATCCTGGCCCAGGGCTTTGACCCGGCCAACGGTGCCCGCCCGCTCACCCGTGCTATCGAGCGTCTGCTCACCCGCCCGCTCAGTTCGTTTATTCTGAGCAACCCGCTGGAACCGCACACGGCGCTGATCTGTGACGTCTCCCTGGAAGACACGCACCGGCTCGCCTTCCATATCGCCACGCCGGTCGAACCGACCGACTCCGGCGAGGACGACATCGAGCTTCCCGATGCCATGGCCGCCGATATCGCGGCGGTTGCCGCGGCCGCCGTAGCAGAGGCCGGATCAGACCCGGACGAATCGGATCCCGACGACTCCGACGGCGCGTTAGGCGACGGCAGCGACCCCAGCACGCCAGCGGGCTAA